The proteins below come from a single Limnobaculum xujianqingii genomic window:
- a CDS encoding DUF935 domain-containing protein, translated as MSQGIWVSPNEFVSFSELNRPSKEAVATRSRVNGSLGISGKLQNPDPVLRKMGKSIEVYRDLTADAHVGGCVRRRKSAVLALEHGFDRENANPQVVNFLENVLAKLHMRSIISGALDAPLFGYTPLEVMWADVDDHLVPVDVVAKPAEWFFFDDENRLRMRTKDDKDGILLPERKFILFRQDATYENPYGIADLSRCFWPTTFKRGGFEFWLKFTEKYGSPFLVGKHPRNTHNTEVDALLDSLEAMVQDAVAAIPDDSSIEILEAAGKGSSADVYERFLMFCRSEVSIALTGTNQTTEADTTNASAQAGLTVTEDIRDADAELVSEGINILARWTVELNFSENEEVPVWSIRTPKSIDKTQAERDQILKTAGANFTNEYFIREYNLKEGDLGEQLPPSDGMGYPSFAESKSQKHDPIKAAADQLSRETQPIIDGWIERIRSFAEKAKNMEELQERLLAEFDNLPEDELAQAMASAFTVINLQGRDEVNNGR; from the coding sequence ATGAGTCAGGGTATTTGGGTTAGTCCGAATGAATTTGTTTCTTTCTCCGAGCTAAATAGACCATCGAAAGAGGCTGTAGCGACCCGTTCACGCGTTAATGGCTCATTAGGGATTAGTGGCAAATTACAAAATCCCGATCCTGTCCTGCGTAAAATGGGCAAAAGTATCGAGGTTTATCGTGACTTGACGGCTGATGCTCACGTAGGTGGTTGCGTTCGTCGCCGTAAGTCAGCCGTTCTTGCCCTTGAACATGGTTTTGATCGGGAAAATGCTAATCCTCAGGTGGTTAATTTTTTAGAAAATGTGCTGGCAAAACTTCATATGAGAAGCATCATCAGCGGCGCGTTAGATGCTCCATTATTTGGTTATACGCCACTTGAGGTGATGTGGGCGGATGTTGATGATCACCTTGTCCCAGTCGATGTTGTTGCTAAGCCCGCTGAATGGTTCTTTTTTGACGATGAGAACCGGCTCCGTATGCGTACTAAAGATGATAAAGACGGTATTTTACTACCTGAGCGTAAGTTTATCTTATTCCGTCAGGATGCTACTTATGAGAACCCTTACGGCATTGCTGATCTGAGCCGTTGTTTCTGGCCAACCACATTTAAACGTGGTGGTTTTGAGTTCTGGCTGAAGTTTACCGAGAAATACGGTAGCCCGTTCCTAGTCGGTAAACACCCGCGCAATACCCATAACACCGAAGTAGATGCGTTATTGGATAGCCTTGAAGCAATGGTTCAGGATGCAGTAGCCGCAATTCCTGATGATAGCTCAATAGAGATTTTGGAAGCTGCCGGTAAAGGTAGTAGTGCTGATGTATATGAGCGTTTCTTGATGTTCTGCCGCTCTGAAGTCAGTATTGCTCTGACCGGAACGAACCAGACAACGGAAGCCGATACTACCAATGCCAGTGCTCAGGCAGGATTAACTGTGACTGAGGATATCAGGGATGCTGATGCGGAGTTAGTCTCTGAAGGCATCAATATACTAGCCCGTTGGACTGTAGAACTGAATTTTTCAGAAAATGAAGAAGTACCCGTTTGGTCAATTCGTACACCAAAATCTATTGATAAAACGCAAGCCGAACGCGATCAAATCCTTAAAACCGCTGGCGCTAACTTTACCAACGAGTACTTTATTCGTGAATATAACCTGAAGGAAGGCGATTTAGGCGAACAACTTCCACCATCAGACGGTATGGGTTATCCCTCATTTGCTGAAAGTAAATCTCAAAAGCATGACCCGATTAAAGCCGCTGCTGACCAACTTAGCCGAGAGACGCAACCCATTATTGATGGTTGGATTGAGCGTATTCGCAGTTTTGCGGAGAAGGCTAAAAACATGGAAGAGCTTCAGGAACGGCTATTAGCCGAGTTCGATAATCTGCCTGAAGATGAGCTAGCCCAAGCGATGGCCAGCGCATTTACCGTGATTAACTTACAAGGTCGTGATGAGGTGAATAATGGCCGTTAA
- a CDS encoding phage head morphogenesis protein, translated as MAVKGVFGQKFNQQSDYFKQKLAIPSERWDDISREQHDHGFIVAGATKAALVSDFKKAMQSVMDEGKSIQWFRQNFDQIVEKQGWKGWTGEGSKAGKAWRTEVIYTQNLKSSHAAGRYEQLTDPEVLAERPYWRYVHRSSLNPRPEHEKWNDLVLPADDPFWDEHYPPNGFGCNCIVESCSGRDLKKLGKAGPDMSPTRNTQLYTDKNTGEQRLVPEGITPGFDYAPGKSAAQNALAANEQQLASFDAAIARKNAEKLINSDVFLSFFNGRMKGNFPVAVVNRQQMTEMAIKSPVLSLKRSAVMKLRTQYPDLSPSDFRQLQTQLDNAQWQQNSQGERQTVVSISGKSWNVRAKPTASGTYIEMDQA; from the coding sequence ATGGCCGTTAAAGGTGTTTTCGGGCAAAAATTTAACCAGCAAAGTGATTACTTCAAACAGAAGTTGGCTATCCCCAGTGAGCGCTGGGATGATATTTCCAGAGAACAGCACGATCATGGATTTATTGTTGCTGGAGCGACAAAAGCGGCCTTAGTGAGTGATTTTAAAAAAGCCATGCAGTCGGTCATGGATGAAGGGAAAAGTATCCAATGGTTTCGCCAGAACTTTGACCAAATTGTGGAAAAACAAGGTTGGAAAGGCTGGACAGGTGAAGGCAGTAAAGCGGGTAAAGCCTGGCGCACCGAAGTAATCTATACCCAGAATCTTAAATCGTCTCACGCCGCTGGCCGTTATGAACAACTGACTGACCCAGAGGTGTTGGCTGAACGTCCCTATTGGCGTTATGTGCACCGTTCTAGCCTGAACCCTCGCCCTGAGCACGAAAAATGGAATGATTTAGTTTTACCCGCTGATGATCCTTTCTGGGATGAGCATTATCCCCCAAATGGTTTTGGCTGTAATTGCATCGTGGAATCATGCAGTGGGCGGGATTTAAAGAAATTAGGTAAGGCTGGCCCTGATATGTCCCCAACTCGAAATACTCAGCTATATACCGATAAAAATACTGGCGAACAGCGCCTAGTCCCTGAGGGTATTACACCAGGTTTTGATTATGCACCGGGTAAAAGTGCTGCTCAAAATGCCCTTGCTGCTAATGAACAGCAACTCGCTTCATTTGATGCGGCGATTGCTCGTAAGAATGCAGAGAAATTGATTAATTCAGACGTTTTCTTGTCATTTTTTAATGGTCGAATGAAAGGCAATTTTCCGGTTGCTGTGGTCAACCGACAGCAGATGACTGAGATGGCAATAAAAAGCCCAGTATTGTCACTTAAACGAAGTGCTGTAATGAAGCTACGGACTCAATATCCCGATTTAAGCCCGTCAGACTTTCGCCAGCTACAAACCCAGTTAGATAACGCCCAGTGGCAGCAGAACAGTCAGGGTGAAAGGCAAACCGTTGTGAGTATTTCAGGTAAATCGTGGAACGTTCGAGCGAAGCCAACCGCCTCCGGTACCTATATTGAAATGGATCAAGCATAG